From Helicoverpa zea isolate HzStark_Cry1AcR chromosome 12, ilHelZeax1.1, whole genome shotgun sequence:
TAAAATTATGATCAAATGCagatttcaaattcaaaaattaaCCAAGTCATTTCTTTGTTCACAGACGCGGTTGCACAGAACTTCTCACAGCGGTAACGAGAGTGAAGCATGAAGAAGACTGCAAATTCGACACCATGATCTGTCCCATCACAGCCAACTGCTGCTCAGTACCCTTCGAGGAACTATCATCACATCTACAGAACAATCACAATATCATCGCGGTATACTCACAGAAGATCAAAATCTTAATAGAAAACTTCCAAACGAAGTTGAAGAAAACAGCGTGCTGTAGAACAAAATACAAGATTATATTGCTGCACCAGAAAAGCGCTTTCATCATTAAAGTATGTATCTACAACTACCATGTAAGAGTAGAAGTGATGAGGAGGAAGCTTGGCTACATCGCCGATGTGAAGTCAGAAACGAAGAAAAGCGATTACTGCGCTTTGATAGAATTCCAAAGCAAAGCCCTTTGCACTAAATCTGCTATCCTCATAGAGAATGAAGCGTACGGCAAGAAGGCTGAAGTACAATGGAACGATGTGGTCATGAAATCAGAAAACGACGAAGCCATCACTATTCATGTAAATATCGGTAAATCAGACTCAGATTTACTTAGAAAAGATTACGCTGAATCTTGAACGATTGATGAAAAATTTTATAGTGATGTTCTTCTATTTACGAAAGCATCATTTCGCTTTGAACAAGCGGGTGCTGAGAATATCGAGTGTGGCATCGATGCTAGTGTGCTCAATGCAGTGACAGACTATTTTACAATAATTCACAATTATCATTCCGATTAGATTatgcatttaaatataaaaatagaatcaTTTGTATTTAATGACGATGTGATTGAGACGCTTGGATTAAGTAATGCTGTTGGTGGTTTTCGCAAACTCAAGTGAGATGATAAAAAAGATGATATTGGAAATGTTAATGAAGATCCACAATTTTTGTGGAAAATGATGATGTTACGGCTATTATTTGTCTAAATAAAGCTCCtgttaacattattaaaaataatcatatagAGGGAATTATATCAAGAGGTGAATTCTAAAAATGACCTCTAAAACGTGTATTAAATGTTTAACTAAATACTTGAGTTTGCGAATAACCGCCAATTGTGACTGATGTAGCCTTAGTATTAGAATAATGTATAGtatttaagaatatattatatgtaaGATAAAAATACATCCTTAGATTTTTTaacatttgcatttttatttatatcctcCTGTAGTTTATATTGCAATTAATTTCTGCATAAATGAACTCTTTTTAGTGCTAAtcctaaattattattttgatgtcTGTAACTAGGTATGATTGAAGATGATATGTGTTCGGAGTAACCGAACACCTTGGATTGTGGGCCGAGGCTCACGTGTTTGCGTAAAGGTGTTCGGTTACTCCGAACATATTCCCGACCAGCAAAGATGAGGGAGGCTGGGGTGTGCATCCAttacaaaaaaagtataaagtataaacaaaaatacaaaaaatattattatacaatgttaaacaaaaatagaaaaatattattccgaatcgttattaaaaactaatttacgGAACACGGGTCTGGGTTTGCTAAACTCTTTCATCTCGTGTTCTTCTTGAGCTTGCGATTGGTGTTTGTTGATCCTAGAAGTCCTGGGCATTGGTTGAGCTTCGTTGATCGTCTCTTCCGGGGTTGTATTCCAGCTTCTACATAATTTTCGATATAGGAAAACAGCGCATAAGATAACCACTATCCCCAATACGATGTAGATAACCGCATAGTGATGTATGTCGTGGTTAGACATTGAAGTGATACTTTCATATTTCTGTTCTTCTTTCAACTGTTTTAACTTCAAGTCTATCTCTCTAAGCAAGTTGTTGTGCACTGTTTCTGTTTCATTTGATTGGTTG
This genomic window contains:
- the LOC124635026 gene encoding probable E3 ubiquitin-protein ligase sinah isoform X1 encodes the protein MFPRIQGLVSNFFHSVTDKRSHNNECGENSVTIVTEKKIEDDSSDSSSGENVEIEDKSLPLVQPALVAPEEGHAAQCACPNCDELLSRFSECSICLEPLQCCGPCVCPWCGGVWCGRCSRRMSRCAWCRGALRAPAAPCLALQRLINDLMLPCRNYRRGCTELLTAVTRVKHEEDCKFDTMICPITANCCSVPFEELSSHLQNNHNIIAVYSQKIKILIENFQTKLKKTACCRTKYKIILLHQKSAFIIKVCIYNYHVRVEVMRRKLGYIADVKSETKKSDYCALIEFQSKALCTKSAILIENEAYGKKAEVQWNDVVMKSENDEAITIHVNIGKSDSDLLRKDYAES
- the LOC124635026 gene encoding probable E3 ubiquitin-protein ligase sinah isoform X2 — encoded protein: MFPRIQGLFHSVTDKRSHNNECGENSVTIVTEKKIEDDSSDSSSGENVEIEDKSLPLVQPALVAPEEGHAAQCACPNCDELLSRFSECSICLEPLQCCGPCVCPWCGGVWCGRCSRRMSRCAWCRGALRAPAAPCLALQRLINDLMLPCRNYRRGCTELLTAVTRVKHEEDCKFDTMICPITANCCSVPFEELSSHLQNNHNIIAVYSQKIKILIENFQTKLKKTACCRTKYKIILLHQKSAFIIKVCIYNYHVRVEVMRRKLGYIADVKSETKKSDYCALIEFQSKALCTKSAILIENEAYGKKAEVQWNDVVMKSENDEAITIHVNIGKSDSDLLRKDYAES